From a single Nissabacter sp. SGAir0207 genomic region:
- the cpsB gene encoding mannose-1-phosphate guanyltransferase, with amino-acid sequence MSSTKLYPVIMAGGSGSRLWPLSRILYPKQFLNLNGNETMLQSTLKRLDGLSCQNPVVICNEVHRFIVAEQLREMGKLTKNIILEPAGRNTAPAIALAALTVDQAEGADEDPLMLVLAADHVIKDVAAFQRAVTDAIPYAQEGKLVTFGIVPTGPETGYGYIKRGETVALDNPVNAPDEVAFRVAEFREKPDLATAQSYLESGHYYWNSGMFLFRASRYLEELNKFRADIGSACAEAVGTIDPDLDFVRVDVDAFLRCPDESIDYAVMEKTQDAIVVPMDAGWSDVGSWSSLWEISDKDELGNVHQGDVISHNSQDNYVFAESSLVTTVGVQNLVVVQTKDAVLIADVNQVQDVKKIVEKIKSSGRQEHHIHREVYRPWGKYDSIDAGARYQVKRITVKPGEKLSLQMHHHRAEHWVIVAGTAKVTKGEEQFILTENESIYIPLGETHSLENPGKIALDLIEVRSGSYLEEDDIVRFQDNYGRV; translated from the coding sequence ATGAGCTCGACCAAACTCTATCCGGTGATCATGGCAGGCGGCTCCGGCAGCCGTTTGTGGCCCTTATCCCGCATCCTGTACCCGAAGCAGTTCCTGAACCTGAACGGCAACGAAACCATGTTGCAGTCCACCCTGAAGCGTCTGGATGGCCTGAGCTGCCAGAACCCGGTGGTGATCTGCAATGAAGTACACCGCTTTATCGTGGCCGAGCAGCTGCGCGAAATGGGCAAGCTGACCAAAAACATCATTCTGGAGCCGGCAGGCCGCAACACCGCCCCGGCCATCGCGCTGGCGGCCCTGACCGTGGATCAGGCCGAGGGTGCGGATGAAGACCCGCTGATGCTGGTGCTGGCCGCTGACCACGTGATCAAGGATGTGGCCGCCTTCCAGCGCGCCGTGACCGACGCCATCCCCTACGCCCAGGAGGGCAAGCTGGTGACCTTCGGCATCGTGCCGACCGGCCCGGAGACGGGCTATGGCTACATCAAGCGCGGCGAGACCGTCGCCCTCGACAACCCGGTCAACGCGCCGGATGAGGTGGCGTTCCGCGTCGCCGAGTTCCGCGAGAAGCCGGATCTGGCGACTGCCCAGAGCTATCTGGAGAGCGGCCACTACTACTGGAACAGCGGCATGTTCCTGTTCCGCGCCAGCCGCTATCTGGAGGAGCTGAACAAGTTCCGCGCCGACATCGGCAGTGCCTGTGCCGAGGCGGTCGGTACTATTGACCCGGATCTGGACTTTGTGCGCGTGGATGTGGACGCCTTCCTGCGCTGCCCGGATGAGTCCATCGACTATGCGGTGATGGAGAAGACCCAGGACGCCATCGTGGTGCCGATGGATGCTGGCTGGAGCGACGTCGGCTCCTGGTCCTCCCTGTGGGAGATCAGTGACAAGGACGAGCTTGGCAACGTGCATCAGGGCGATGTCATCAGCCACAACTCGCAGGACAACTATGTGTTCGCGGAGTCGAGTCTGGTGACCACCGTTGGCGTGCAGAACTTGGTGGTAGTGCAGACCAAGGATGCGGTGCTGATCGCGGACGTCAATCAGGTGCAGGATGTGAAGAAGATCGTTGAGAAGATCAAATCTTCCGGCCGCCAGGAGCACCATATCCACCGTGAAGTCTACCGTCCGTGGGGCAAGTATGACTCCATCGACGCCGGTGCGCGCTATCAGGTGAAACGCATCACCGTGAAGCCGGGCGAGAAGCTATCGCTGCAGATGCACCACCACCGCGCCGAGCACTGGGTCATTGTGGCTGGCACGGCCAAGGTCACCAAGGGCGAAGAGCAGTTCATCCTGACGGAAAATGAATCCATCTACATTCCGCTGGGTGAGACCCACTCGCTGGAAAACCCCGGCAAGATTGCGCTGGATTTGATTGAAGTTCGCTCCGGTTCTTACCTGGAAGAGGATGATATCGTCCGTTTCCAGGATAACTATGGCCGCGTGTAA
- the cpsG gene encoding phosphomannomutase CpsG, whose amino-acid sequence MPTSLSCFKAYDIRGQLGEELNEDIAYRIGRAYGEYLKPETIVVGGDVRLTSEGLKLALAKGLQDAGTHVIDIGLSGTEEIYFATFHLGIDGGIEVTASHNPMNYNGMKLVRENAKPISGDTGLRDVQRLAEANDFAPVDPAKRGSYKQISMLEEYTDHLLGYVNLKNFTTPLKLVLNSGNGAAGHVVDAIEARFKAQGVPVEFIKVHHQPDGNFPNGIPNPLLPECRADTTAAVLEHNADMGIAFDGDFDRCFLFDEKGRFIEGYYIVGLLAQAFLEKQPGAKIIHDPRLSWNTIDIVTQAGGEPVMSKTGHAFIKERMRKEDAIYGGEMSAHHYFRDFAYCDSGMIPWLLVAELLCLKNKSLGELVSDRMEAYPASGEINSVIANPKEAIARVYDHFAPEALNIDQTDGISLEFAEWRFNLRSSNTEPVVRLNVESRQNTALMNAKTEEILTLLRD is encoded by the coding sequence ATGCCTACTTCATTGTCATGCTTTAAAGCCTACGATATTCGCGGCCAGTTGGGTGAAGAGCTCAACGAGGATATTGCTTATCGCATCGGGCGTGCCTATGGGGAGTACCTGAAGCCGGAAACCATCGTGGTCGGCGGCGACGTGCGCCTGACCAGCGAAGGACTGAAACTGGCGCTGGCCAAGGGGCTGCAGGATGCTGGCACCCATGTGATCGATATCGGCCTGAGCGGCACCGAAGAGATCTACTTCGCCACCTTCCACCTCGGTATTGATGGCGGCATTGAAGTCACCGCCAGCCACAACCCGATGAACTACAACGGCATGAAGCTGGTGCGTGAAAACGCCAAGCCGATCAGCGGCGACACCGGCCTGCGCGACGTGCAGCGTCTGGCAGAAGCCAATGACTTCGCGCCGGTCGACCCGGCCAAGCGCGGCAGCTACAAGCAGATCTCCATGTTGGAAGAGTACACCGACCACCTGCTGGGCTACGTGAACCTGAAAAACTTCACCACCCCGCTGAAGCTGGTGCTGAACTCCGGCAACGGCGCGGCTGGCCACGTGGTAGACGCCATCGAGGCGCGCTTCAAGGCGCAGGGCGTGCCGGTAGAGTTCATCAAGGTGCACCACCAGCCGGACGGCAACTTCCCGAACGGTATCCCTAACCCGCTGCTGCCAGAGTGCCGCGCCGACACCACCGCCGCGGTGCTGGAGCACAACGCCGACATGGGCATCGCCTTTGACGGTGACTTCGACCGCTGCTTCCTGTTCGACGAGAAGGGCCGCTTCATCGAGGGCTACTACATCGTTGGCCTGCTGGCACAGGCGTTCCTCGAGAAGCAACCGGGCGCCAAGATCATCCATGACCCGCGCCTGAGCTGGAACACCATCGACATCGTGACCCAGGCGGGTGGCGAGCCGGTGATGTCCAAGACTGGCCATGCCTTCATCAAGGAGCGCATGCGCAAAGAGGACGCCATCTACGGCGGCGAGATGAGCGCGCACCACTACTTCCGTGACTTCGCCTACTGCGACAGCGGCATGATCCCGTGGTTGCTGGTGGCCGAGCTGCTCTGCCTGAAGAACAAATCCCTGGGCGAGCTGGTCTCTGACCGCATGGAAGCCTACCCGGCCTCCGGCGAGATCAACAGCGTGATTGCCAACCCGAAAGAGGCGATTGCCCGCGTCTACGATCACTTCGCGCCTGAAGCGCTGAACATCGATCAGACCGACGGCATCAGCCTGGAGTTCGCCGAGTGGCGCTTCAACCTGCGTAGCTCCAACACCGAGCCGGTGGTTCGCCTGAACGTCGAGTCTCGCCAGAATACCGCGCTGATGAACGCCAAAACCGAAGAGATTTTAACACTGTTACGGGATTGA
- the wbaP gene encoding undecaprenyl-phosphate galactose phosphotransferase WbaP — protein MRVYNVNLSGFFVKLSLAISDFLFFNLSLYFSIAVLRHMTDDVYQYIPRHEMTSFYFAHLLLSLLAVVWFWVRLRHYTYRKPFWFELKETLRTLLIFAIIALATAGFSKWELSRYFWLLTWVTILITVPLARSIVKRLLNKMGYWRKQTVIIGNQKNAREAFVALQSEEVLGFDVVAFYAVTPCDETELFGKPVIQDERTLWDLTNTEDTQFIVAVEFEEHSLRDYWLKNLAKHHCRSVSVIPTLRGVPLYGTDMSFIFSHEVMILRVSNNLAKRTSRMIKRAFDIFGSLVIMLLLAPVLFILMYLVSKDGGPSIYGHERVGLDGKKFKCLKFRSMVTNSQEVLQHLLETDAEARAEWDKDFKLKNDPRITKVGKFIRRTSLDELPQLWNVFRGEMSLVGPRPIIEKELERYAGEVDYYLMAKPGMTGLWQVSGRNDVDYDTRVYFDAWYVKNWSLWNDIAILFKTVNVVLKRDGAY, from the coding sequence ATGCGCGTTTATAATGTTAATTTGAGTGGCTTTTTCGTTAAGCTGTCACTGGCAATATCCGACTTTCTGTTCTTCAACCTATCGCTCTACTTCTCCATTGCGGTACTGCGTCACATGACGGATGACGTTTACCAGTACATTCCGCGCCATGAAATGACGTCATTCTACTTTGCGCATCTGCTGCTCTCCCTGCTGGCCGTTGTTTGGTTCTGGGTGCGTTTGCGCCACTACACATACCGCAAGCCGTTTTGGTTTGAACTGAAAGAGACACTGCGCACGCTGCTGATTTTCGCCATCATCGCGCTGGCGACGGCCGGTTTCTCAAAATGGGAATTGTCCCGTTACTTCTGGCTGCTGACTTGGGTCACTATCCTGATCACCGTGCCGCTGGCGCGCTCCATCGTGAAGCGCCTGCTGAACAAGATGGGTTACTGGCGCAAGCAGACGGTGATCATCGGCAACCAGAAAAACGCCCGTGAGGCCTTTGTGGCCCTGCAGAGCGAAGAGGTGCTGGGCTTTGACGTGGTGGCCTTCTATGCCGTAACCCCGTGCGATGAGACGGAGCTGTTTGGCAAGCCGGTGATTCAGGACGAGCGCACGCTGTGGGATCTGACCAACACCGAGGATACCCAGTTCATCGTGGCGGTAGAGTTCGAGGAGCATTCGCTACGCGACTACTGGCTGAAGAACCTGGCGAAACACCACTGCCGTTCGGTCTCCGTGATCCCGACACTGCGTGGCGTACCGCTTTACGGCACCGACATGTCATTCATCTTCAGCCATGAAGTGATGATTTTGCGGGTCAGCAACAATTTGGCGAAGCGCACCTCACGTATGATCAAGCGTGCCTTCGACATCTTCGGCTCGCTGGTGATTATGCTGCTGCTGGCGCCGGTGCTGTTCATCCTGATGTACCTGGTGTCGAAAGATGGCGGCCCGTCGATCTACGGCCATGAGCGCGTCGGCCTCGACGGCAAGAAGTTCAAGTGCCTGAAGTTCCGCTCGATGGTTACCAATTCGCAAGAGGTATTGCAGCACCTGCTGGAGACCGATGCAGAGGCGCGTGCCGAGTGGGACAAGGACTTCAAGCTGAAGAACGACCCGCGCATCACCAAGGTGGGCAAATTCATCCGCCGTACTAGCCTGGATGAGCTGCCGCAGCTGTGGAACGTGTTCCGTGGCGAGATGAGTCTGGTTGGCCCGCGCCCGATTATCGAGAAAGAGCTGGAGCGCTACGCCGGTGAGGTGGACTACTACCTGATGGCGAAACCGGGCATGACCGGCCTGTGGCAGGTCAGTGGCCGTAACGATGTCGATTATGACACCCGCGTCTATTTTGATGCGTGGTACGTGAAGAACTGGTCCCTGTGGAACGATATTGCCATTCTGTTCAAGACGGTAAATGTGGTGCTTAAGCGCGATGGTGCATATTAA
- the galU gene encoding UTP--glucose-1-phosphate uridylyltransferase GalU — translation MANLKAVIPVAGLGTRMLPATKAIPKEMLPVVDKPLIQYIVNECVAAGIKEIVLVSHSSKNAIENHFDTSFELEAVLESRVKRQLLKEVQGICPPDVTIMQVRQGQAKGLGHAVLCAQPMVGDSPFIVLLPDVLLDDSTADLRRENLAAMVKRFEETGHSQIMVEPVPEKDVSKYGVADCNGVDIAPGESTVMTAVVEKPAQEDAPSNLAVVGRYVLSKDIWPILEKTPPGAGDEIQLTDAIALLMKQQPVEAFHMSGKSHDCGDKLGYMKAFVTYGVRHDTEGKKFAEWLKTLANA, via the coding sequence ATGGCGAATTTGAAAGCGGTAATACCTGTAGCTGGGCTGGGGACACGTATGTTGCCTGCCACCAAGGCGATCCCAAAAGAGATGCTGCCGGTGGTCGACAAGCCCCTGATCCAATATATCGTGAATGAGTGCGTCGCCGCAGGGATCAAGGAGATCGTGCTGGTGAGCCACTCCTCCAAAAATGCCATTGAGAACCACTTCGACACCTCTTTCGAACTGGAAGCCGTGCTGGAGTCCCGCGTTAAGCGCCAGCTGCTGAAGGAAGTACAGGGCATCTGCCCGCCAGACGTCACCATCATGCAGGTGCGTCAGGGTCAGGCCAAGGGCCTGGGCCACGCGGTGCTGTGCGCCCAGCCGATGGTCGGCGACTCGCCGTTCATCGTGCTGCTGCCGGACGTGCTGCTGGATGACTCCACCGCCGACCTGCGCCGCGAAAACCTGGCAGCAATGGTCAAGCGCTTTGAAGAGACCGGCCACAGCCAAATCATGGTGGAGCCGGTGCCGGAGAAAGATGTCTCCAAGTATGGCGTGGCGGACTGCAACGGCGTCGACATCGCGCCCGGCGAAAGCACCGTGATGACCGCCGTGGTTGAGAAGCCAGCGCAAGAGGACGCCCCGTCCAACCTGGCAGTGGTGGGCCGCTATGTGCTGTCGAAAGATATCTGGCCGATCCTGGAGAAGACCCCGCCGGGTGCCGGTGATGAGATCCAGCTGACCGACGCCATCGCCCTGCTGATGAAGCAGCAGCCGGTGGAAGCCTTCCACATGAGCGGCAAGTCCCACGACTGCGGCGACAAGCTGGGCTACATGAAAGCCTTTGTCACCTATGGCGTGCGCCATGACACCGAAGGCAAAAAGTTCGCTGAGTGGCTGAAAACGCTGGCTAACGCCTGA
- the galU gene encoding UTP--glucose-1-phosphate uridylyltransferase GalU, whose translation MTTLKAVIPVAGLGMRMLPATKAIPKEMLPIVDKPIIQHIINECVAAGIKDIILVTHSSKNAVENHFDTSFELEAMLEARVKRSLLEEVQSICPKGVTIMHIRQGQPRGLGHAVLCAKPLVGGSPFVVMLPDVLVDNQQADYRHDNLAEMVRRFEESGESQVLVQPLSADELPNYSVISCENPSLQPGESSRITKMVEKPENTDGLDSNLAAVGRYVLSADIWPYLEKTEPGAWGRIQLTDAIDALKNHSPVNALALKGTAFNCGEKLGYMQAYVTYGLRHDKQGAEFKQWLAEFQQQANA comes from the coding sequence ATGACGACGTTGAAAGCGGTGATCCCGGTGGCGGGACTGGGTATGCGTATGCTGCCCGCGACCAAGGCGATCCCGAAAGAGATGCTGCCGATTGTCGATAAGCCAATTATCCAGCACATCATCAATGAGTGTGTGGCGGCGGGCATCAAGGACATCATTCTGGTTACCCACTCCTCCAAGAATGCGGTGGAGAACCACTTTGATACCTCGTTTGAGCTGGAAGCCATGCTGGAGGCGCGCGTCAAGCGCTCCCTGCTGGAAGAGGTGCAATCCATCTGCCCGAAGGGTGTGACCATCATGCACATCCGCCAGGGCCAGCCGCGCGGCCTCGGCCATGCGGTGCTGTGCGCCAAGCCGCTGGTGGGCGGGTCGCCGTTCGTGGTGATGCTGCCGGATGTGCTGGTGGACAACCAGCAAGCCGACTACCGCCACGACAACCTGGCGGAGATGGTGCGCCGTTTTGAAGAGAGCGGCGAAAGCCAGGTGCTGGTCCAGCCCCTGTCCGCCGACGAACTGCCGAACTACTCGGTTATCAGCTGCGAAAACCCGTCGCTGCAGCCGGGCGAGTCCAGCCGCATCACCAAGATGGTGGAGAAGCCGGAGAACACCGACGGCCTCGACTCCAACCTGGCGGCGGTGGGGCGCTACGTGCTCTCGGCGGACATCTGGCCCTACCTGGAGAAGACCGAGCCGGGTGCCTGGGGTCGTATCCAGCTGACCGATGCCATTGACGCGCTGAAAAACCACAGCCCGGTCAATGCGCTGGCACTGAAGGGCACTGCCTTTAACTGCGGCGAAAAGCTGGGTTACATGCAGGCCTACGTCACCTATGGCCTGCGCCATGACAAACAGGGCGCAGAGTTCAAACAGTGGCTGGCTGAGTTTCAACAGCAAGCCAACGCCTGA